The Bacteroidales bacterium genome has a window encoding:
- a CDS encoding type II toxin-antitoxin system RelE/ParE family toxin has protein sequence MVREIIFWEDYFEIFYNQQDLKVKRKIDHVLWLVRNTERVPKKFLKHLEDTDGLYEIRVSTTFKEIRILSFFEDQKLIILINSFMKKSQKTPKKEIEIGQKLKREYYDFKNRSTK, from the coding sequence ATGGTTAGAGAAATAATTTTTTGGGAGGATTATTTTGAAATCTTTTACAATCAGCAGGACCTGAAAGTTAAAAGAAAAATTGACCACGTTCTTTGGCTTGTCAGAAATACTGAAAGGGTTCCGAAAAAGTTCCTTAAACACCTGGAAGATACTGACGGACTTTATGAAATCAGAGTCAGCACGACGTTTAAAGAGATTCGTATTTTGTCCTTTTTTGAAGATCAAAAGCTAATCATTCTGATTAATAGCTTTATGAAGAAATCCCAAAAAACTCCAAAAAAGGAGATTGAAATAGGACAAAAATTGAAACGGGAATATTATGATTTTAAAAACAGGAGCACAAAATGA